In Crassostrea angulata isolate pt1a10 chromosome 6, ASM2561291v2, whole genome shotgun sequence, a genomic segment contains:
- the LOC128188776 gene encoding beta-1,3-galactosyltransferase 1-like, whose translation MKSKFFRVMIALCCALVLLVVYMSVKYTGRRRRLQFKSRTANSGPFGDMDYTLISNEHNFSYIISESDACRQKDSIFLLVVVCISPANIFHRQTIRQTWGSIVTRDPQVKLVFLLGNPGNASIQTDIMKESSEHHDIVQEDFVDSYRNLSIKSVAMLKWVSQFCAEAEYILKADDDMFIHIPNLVSILKKTRPSNAVIGCLNNGAVPIRDQTSKWYASYKEYSKKFYPSYCSGTAYVLTKDSIGPIYNVSQHVNMFWLEDIFITGICRRIAKVQVINRNEFTYQKREPTACSFKHAVSGHRYSLTEIQKIWSEIQNNTQCP comes from the coding sequence ATGAAGTCCAAATTCTTCCGCGTGATGATAGCTTTGTGTTGTGCTTTGGTGTTATTAGTTGTTTACATGTCAGTGAAATACACAGGAAGAAGACGAAGACTTCAGTTCAAGAGTCGAACGGCAAATTCAGGACCTTTTGGGGACATGGACTATACGTTAATTTCCAACGAACACAATTTTAGCTACATAATATCGGAATCAGACGCATGTAGACAGAAGGATTCGATATTTTTGCTAGTGGTCGTCTGCATTTCACCAGCAAACATATTCCACAGGCAGACGATAAGACAAACATGGGGGTCAATAGTTACAAGAGATCCGCAAGTGAAACTCGTGTTTTTACTGGGGAATCCAGGAAATGCAAGTATCCAAACGGATATCATGAAAGAAAGTTCGGAACATCACGACATCGTCCAAGAAGATTTTGTTGACTCTTACAGAAACCTCTCGATCAAATCGGTCGCTATGTTGAAATGGGTTTCTCAATTTTGCGCGGAAGCTGAATATATCTTAAAAGCAGACGATGATATGTTCATTCACATTCCTAATTTGGTGTCAATATTGAAGAAAACTCGACCATCTAACGCCGTTATTGGGTGTCTTAATAATGGAGCCGTACCAATTAGGGATCAAACCAGCAAGTGGTATGCTTCATATAAAgaatattcaaaaaaattctaccCATCTTACTGTAGCGGAACTGCTTATGTGCTTACAAAAGACTCGATAGGACCAATTTACAATGTTTCACAACATGTTAACATGTTTTGGCTGGAGGACATTTTTATAACAGGAATTTGTAGAAGAATTGCCAAAGTACAGGTTATAAATCGAAACGAATTTACGTATCAGAAGCGGGAACCCACAGCTTGCTCATTCAAACATGCTGTCAGTGGTCACAGATATTCACTGACTGAAATCCAGAAAATATGGTCAGAGATTCAAAACAATACACAATGTCCATAA